In the genome of Gemmatimonadota bacterium, one region contains:
- a CDS encoding M1 family metallopeptidase, with translation MNTRRRELGRQVIGKRAGVLVALFATLLAVAPSWAGPELRYDIRASLDTREKTITGMERIVYAHDADGPLDELYLHLYANAYRSEATTAGREAEEQHHDFTLAHTPLKDRGWVEIRSVSVNGRSVSHEVDETLMRIGLPEPAMPGEVLVLEIDFMTKIPRVPHRLQYSGSQFTCAQWYPKMALRDEDGWHKDKYHLVGEFHGEFATYDVRIELPGDYYVGATGHLVEAVGGDNDIPEASAAMRGEAGAGSSGSETTPSAERKTLAFHAERVHDFAWVASPDYVKDSAEWRGVTVTALVLRKDYSGEWENLLEYSLDSIEFYSDRVGMYPYSHLTVVEAASHPNGGMEYPMLSMLDPGLGNWLTKHRLEEVASHEIGHIWWYGIVANDEVQEPWLDEGINQYYTHQYLEWKYGDREWKGPGLVRTLQSLGGDAFSTRDGMIAFLGRGGLNQVIDQPAYHLGGMAEYGTIVYAKGSRVLEMLGAVVGDEVLDDIMRSFYDEYSFRHPSIEDFVRVAETVSGEELDWFFDQWLRTGKSCDYAAGGVSRSSWNESTGEYVTTAEVLREGEIVMPVEAEAILANGERVTETVFAEKEKSLVTFHTESPVEKVVVDPRHRLLEWDRMDNQSGFLPPVQWSGLFHGEQEREPPSAYPVRLNPTLAYNSVDRWRVGVSMGTPRVTLVPHRFLLSVDYGTASEKWNYRSLLVTTTGRNGELSLAASDAAGRRGVAFEWKTPSVVTRVANRARTEMPKKTTRISAGFRDRYNDRYEDPKWSSPGKTTLVEWVGTYENKGYHGFTQGRVEVGAGIDMLDPDYTFRRGWAEASQDLRLGRTGAVLFRFRGTAGLVTDGAPIQERMHVALGVPASTVNPVAFLSRHRGGGGVRGYQTEAAFGTNVLAAGVQLSSKRFSLGPVTPILFFDGGRVGGDGDSRLLDRVVYDAGPEFWIASVLNLSFPVWLSDPPVDEDEFDFRMVVKGNLAF, from the coding sequence ATGAACACGAGACGCAGAGAACTCGGACGCCAAGTGATCGGAAAGCGGGCAGGGGTCTTGGTCGCTCTCTTCGCGACGCTCCTGGCGGTTGCGCCGAGTTGGGCGGGTCCGGAGCTTCGCTATGACATCCGGGCGTCGCTCGACACCCGGGAGAAGACGATCACGGGGATGGAGCGCATTGTCTACGCGCACGACGCGGACGGTCCGCTGGACGAACTCTATCTCCACCTGTATGCGAACGCCTACCGGAGCGAAGCAACCACCGCGGGCCGGGAGGCGGAAGAACAGCATCACGACTTCACGCTGGCGCATACGCCCTTGAAAGACCGGGGGTGGGTGGAGATTCGGTCAGTGTCAGTCAACGGGCGATCCGTATCGCACGAAGTCGACGAGACGCTGATGCGTATTGGTCTTCCGGAGCCTGCGATGCCGGGAGAGGTGTTGGTGCTGGAGATTGACTTCATGACGAAGATCCCACGCGTTCCCCATCGCTTACAATACTCCGGCTCCCAGTTCACATGTGCGCAGTGGTATCCGAAGATGGCCCTTCGCGACGAAGACGGTTGGCACAAGGACAAGTACCACCTGGTCGGTGAGTTCCACGGCGAGTTCGCCACCTACGATGTCCGAATCGAACTGCCGGGCGATTACTATGTGGGAGCGACCGGGCATCTGGTGGAGGCGGTCGGTGGAGACAACGACATTCCCGAGGCCTCGGCGGCCATGCGGGGCGAAGCGGGTGCGGGGTCTTCCGGCAGCGAAACGACCCCCTCCGCCGAGCGCAAGACACTGGCCTTTCACGCGGAAAGAGTGCACGACTTCGCGTGGGTCGCGTCCCCGGACTATGTGAAGGACTCTGCGGAGTGGCGGGGCGTGACCGTGACCGCGCTGGTTCTCCGGAAGGACTACTCCGGGGAGTGGGAAAACCTCCTGGAGTACTCGCTGGACTCGATCGAGTTCTATTCCGACCGCGTCGGCATGTACCCGTACTCGCACCTTACGGTGGTGGAAGCCGCATCTCACCCGAATGGCGGTATGGAGTACCCCATGCTGAGCATGCTGGATCCGGGTCTGGGGAACTGGTTGACGAAGCACCGCCTGGAGGAGGTGGCGTCGCACGAGATCGGTCACATCTGGTGGTACGGAATCGTCGCAAACGATGAGGTTCAGGAACCGTGGCTCGACGAAGGAATCAACCAGTACTACACGCATCAGTACCTGGAGTGGAAGTACGGAGACAGGGAGTGGAAAGGGCCGGGTCTCGTGCGGACACTCCAGAGTCTGGGGGGCGATGCGTTTTCCACACGCGACGGTATGATCGCATTCCTCGGGAGGGGGGGACTGAATCAAGTCATTGACCAGCCCGCGTACCACCTGGGGGGCATGGCCGAGTACGGCACGATTGTTTACGCCAAAGGATCGCGCGTTCTGGAGATGTTGGGTGCGGTGGTGGGTGACGAAGTCCTGGATGACATCATGAGATCATTCTACGACGAGTACAGCTTCCGGCACCCGAGTATAGAGGACTTCGTTCGCGTCGCGGAGACGGTCAGCGGCGAGGAGTTGGACTGGTTCTTCGATCAATGGCTGCGTACGGGGAAGAGTTGCGACTATGCGGCAGGGGGGGTGAGTCGATCGTCCTGGAATGAGTCCACTGGCGAGTATGTGACGACGGCCGAAGTTCTCCGAGAGGGCGAGATCGTCATGCCGGTGGAGGCGGAGGCGATTCTCGCGAACGGTGAACGAGTGACCGAGACCGTTTTCGCCGAAAAGGAGAAATCGCTGGTCACCTTCCACACAGAGAGCCCCGTAGAGAAAGTCGTTGTGGATCCACGGCATCGCCTCCTGGAGTGGGACCGCATGGACAACCAGAGCGGGTTCCTTCCTCCCGTCCAGTGGTCCGGGCTCTTCCATGGCGAGCAGGAGAGGGAACCGCCCAGCGCCTACCCCGTCCGCCTGAATCCGACGCTTGCGTACAATTCGGTCGACCGATGGAGGGTGGGTGTCAGCATGGGAACTCCCAGAGTGACACTGGTTCCGCACAGATTCCTGTTGAGCGTTGATTACGGAACCGCCAGCGAGAAATGGAACTACCGGAGTCTCCTCGTCACGACGACGGGCCGAAATGGCGAACTGTCTCTTGCGGCGTCTGACGCAGCCGGGCGGAGAGGGGTGGCCTTCGAGTGGAAAACGCCGTCGGTCGTCACTCGGGTGGCGAACCGTGCCAGGACTGAAATGCCGAAGAAGACGACGCGAATATCGGCGGGCTTTCGCGATCGCTACAACGATCGCTACGAAGACCCGAAATGGTCTTCGCCGGGGAAGACCACTCTCGTCGAGTGGGTCGGAACATATGAGAACAAGGGATACCATGGCTTCACTCAGGGCCGGGTGGAAGTCGGTGCGGGAATAGACATGCTGGACCCGGATTACACATTCCGACGCGGTTGGGCGGAGGCGAGCCAGGATCTTCGTCTTGGGAGAACAGGGGCGGTGCTCTTCCGATTCCGCGGGACTGCGGGGCTGGTAACCGACGGGGCGCCGATTCAGGAGCGGATGCATGTGGCTCTCGGCGTTCCGGCGTCTACCGTGAACCCCGTCGCATTTCTTTCCAGGCACCGGGGCGGCGGGGGTGTGCGCGGATACCAGACCGAGGCGGCCTTCGGAACGAATGTCCTGGCCGCAGGCGTGCAGCTCTCGAGCAAACGCTTTTCCCTGGGTCCGGTGACGCCGATCCTGTTCTTCGACGGCGGAAGGGTTGGCGGAGATGGGGATTCGCGGCTTCTGGACCGGGTTGTCTATGACGCCGGGCCCGAGTTCTGGATTGCATCCGTTCTCAACCTCAGCTTTCCCGTGTGGCTCAGCGATCCCCCTGTCGATGAAGACGAGTTTGACTTCCGCATGGTGGTGAAAGGAAACCTGGCCTTCTGA
- a CDS encoding lysophospholipid acyltransferase family protein, which yields MIIVNRWAPAVLAPLLFGVTRGTVRKRVHTSLYLAMTNLGRKASATGVDHMVARNFRSLFTDRLHSLVLLLPHWTFRRIVQRSVPPQGAPALEAALAKGKGAIVFSCHMGPYALIPAILSTLFYKVTAVDKLSYLVRPTALAKVEKSNAAYGEDRLETLPVGDGLLLRKLERRLHEGRVVFMMGDYRGTPARGAEPIRFLGHPVHAGRGLAWLHARTGAPLIPAIFTFEKGKPRLEVGEEVNVEGLRTPRDITQRIYKTLEQRILKSPERWALWIDYHLMVSHETLNAEKENNPQ from the coding sequence ATGATCATCGTGAATCGATGGGCTCCGGCGGTTCTTGCGCCGCTCCTGTTCGGCGTGACGCGGGGGACCGTCCGGAAGCGGGTTCACACGAGCCTGTATCTTGCGATGACGAATCTGGGCCGGAAGGCGAGTGCGACAGGTGTGGACCACATGGTTGCGAGGAACTTCAGAAGCCTCTTCACCGATCGCCTGCATTCGCTGGTGCTGCTCCTCCCCCATTGGACCTTCAGGCGCATCGTGCAGCGTTCCGTGCCTCCGCAGGGGGCCCCGGCGCTGGAGGCCGCGCTGGCCAAGGGGAAAGGCGCCATTGTGTTCTCGTGCCACATGGGCCCCTATGCGCTGATTCCAGCGATCCTCTCCACGCTGTTCTACAAGGTGACCGCAGTCGACAAACTCAGCTACCTCGTCCGCCCCACGGCCCTGGCCAAGGTGGAGAAATCCAACGCGGCATATGGAGAAGACCGCCTGGAGACTCTCCCGGTGGGCGACGGGTTGCTTCTTCGCAAACTCGAGCGCCGGCTTCACGAGGGGCGCGTCGTGTTCATGATGGGGGACTACCGGGGGACACCCGCCCGCGGCGCCGAGCCCATTCGATTCCTTGGGCACCCGGTACACGCGGGGCGCGGTCTTGCGTGGTTGCACGCGAGGACAGGGGCGCCGCTGATCCCCGCCATCTTCACATTTGAGAAGGGAAAGCCCCGGCTTGAGGTTGGCGAGGAAGTGAATGTCGAGGGTCTTCGGACTCCGCGGGACATCACGCAGAGAATCTACAAGACGCTGGAACAACGAATCCTGAAGAGCCCCGAGCGCTGGGCACTGTGGATTGACTACCATCTCATGGTCTCCCACGAGACACTGAATGCCGAAAAGGAGAACAACCCCCAATGA